The Arvicola amphibius chromosome 11, mArvAmp1.2, whole genome shotgun sequence genome has a segment encoding these proteins:
- the Kcnmb2 gene encoding calcium-activated potassium channel subunit beta-2, translating into MFIWTSGRTSSSYRHDEKRNIYQKIRDHDLLDKRKTVTALKAGEDRAILLGLAMMVCSVMMYFLLGITLLRSYMQSVWTEEAQCTLLNVSITETFNCSFSCGPDCWKLSQYPCLQVYVNLTSSGEKFLLYHTEETMKINPKCSYIPKCGNNFEESMSLVSVVMENFRRHQHFPCYSDPEGNQKSVILTKLYSSNVLFHSLFWPTCMMAGGVAIVAMVKLTQYLSLLCERIQRINR; encoded by the exons AAATATCTACCAGAAAATCCGGGACCATGACCTCCTGGACAAGAGGAAAACGGTGACAGCACTGAAGGCTGGAGAGGACCGGGCTATCCTTCTAGGGCTGGCCATGATGGTGTGCTCCGTCATGATGTACTTCCTGCTGGGGATCACACTGTTGCGCTCGTACATGCAGAG TGTGTGGACAGAAGAAGCTCAGTGCACCCTGCTGAACGTGTCTATCACAGAAACATTTAACTGTTCCTTCAGCTGTGGGCCAGACTGCTGGAAGCTCTCTCAGTACCCTTGCCTGCAGGTGTACGTGAATCTGACTTCTTCTGGGGAGAAGTTTCTCCTCTACCACACCGAGGAGACCATGAAGATCAATCCGAAG TGCTCCTATATTCCTAAGTGTGGAAACAACTTTGAAGAGTCTATGTCCCTGGTGAGTGTCGTCATGGAGAACTTCAGGAGACACCAACACTTCCCCTGCTATTCTGACCCGGAAGGAAACCAGAAGAGTGTCATCCTGACTAAACTCTACAGCTCCAATGTGCTGTTTCATTCTCTCTTCTGGCCCACGTGTATGATGGCTGGGGGCGTGGCAATTGTGGCCATGGTGAAACTCACTCAGTACCTCTCCCTGCTCTGTGAGAGGATCCAACGGAtcaatagataa